Proteins from a single region of Mucilaginibacter daejeonensis:
- a CDS encoding trans-sulfuration enzyme family protein yields the protein MKIETLAIHAATKTDGSTSAVIAPIVMATTFERDTDGGYSKGYIYGRASNPNRSALEKVLAVLEGGADAAAFSSGNAAGMAVFQSLAPGSHIIAPDDMYHGLRNQLKLMFAGIHKFDFIDVNNEVELTAHINAHTALIWLETPSNPLLKLTDIKKIAAIAKANHIKVVCDNTFASPLGQRPLELGADLVMHSTTKYLGGHSDLTGGALITAQKDEFWEKIQQVQQMGGAIPSPADCYWLTRSIKTLPYRMRGHVHNAQLLAEFLEQHPKVERVLYPGLPSHPQHELAQQQMLSFGGMMSVLIKGGVEGAETVVNETNLFTSATSLGGVESLIERRAAVEGPDTKTPQNLVRISVGLEHIDDLIADMNLALSKVEL from the coding sequence ATGAAGATCGAGACCCTTGCCATACACGCCGCTACCAAAACCGATGGATCTACCTCCGCAGTGATAGCTCCCATCGTCATGGCTACCACTTTTGAGCGTGACACTGACGGTGGGTATAGCAAGGGTTATATATATGGTAGAGCCTCTAATCCTAATCGTTCGGCATTGGAGAAGGTGCTGGCCGTACTTGAAGGTGGAGCGGACGCAGCGGCATTTTCATCAGGCAATGCGGCAGGCATGGCTGTCTTTCAAAGCCTTGCGCCAGGTTCGCATATCATTGCGCCTGATGACATGTATCATGGTTTACGTAATCAGTTGAAACTGATGTTCGCTGGCATACATAAGTTCGACTTTATTGACGTAAATAACGAAGTGGAACTTACGGCGCATATCAATGCGCATACGGCATTGATATGGCTCGAGACCCCTTCTAATCCTTTGTTAAAACTAACTGATATCAAAAAGATAGCGGCCATCGCTAAAGCCAACCATATAAAGGTAGTCTGCGACAATACCTTTGCCAGTCCGTTAGGGCAGCGACCGTTGGAATTAGGTGCCGACCTGGTGATGCATAGTACCACCAAATATTTAGGCGGACACAGTGATCTTACCGGTGGCGCCTTGATCACCGCTCAAAAGGACGAATTTTGGGAGAAGATACAGCAGGTACAACAAATGGGCGGCGCTATACCTTCCCCTGCCGATTGTTACTGGCTCACCCGCAGTATCAAAACATTGCCTTACCGTATGCGTGGTCACGTACATAACGCACAGTTATTGGCCGAGTTCCTGGAGCAGCATCCAAAGGTAGAGCGTGTATTATATCCCGGCCTCCCATCACATCCGCAACATGAATTGGCTCAACAACAGATGCTAAGCTTTGGCGGGATGATGTCGGTGCTGATCAAAGGTGGTGTTGAAGGTGCAGAGACCGTTGTTAATGAGACCAACTTGTTTACCAGCGCCACTAGTTTAGGCGGAGTAGAAAGCCTGATCGAACGTCGTGCAGCGGTGGAAGGGCCGGATACCAAAACCCCGCAAAATCTGGTGAGAATATCCGTAGGACTGGAACACATCGATGACCTGATCGCCGATATGAATCTTGCCCTGAGCAAAGTTGAGTTATGA
- a CDS encoding SGNH/GDSL hydrolase family protein, translated as MNRSFYLISGLLTWAATCCAQTIDIKPNDTRLHYNGRVDVKADSTMLSWSGNGFDISFEGSELKAMLKDETGSNTYNVVIDGAISNKLLIGQYKSWYTLAEGLPVGKHTLQLFKLTEWGMGRSWFYGLSTGAQTRVLAAPAPRKHKVEFYGNSITCGYAILDTAGKDRGTAQFEDNWQSYAAITARHFNADYSCIARSGIGVLISWFPLIMPEMYDRLDATDPNSHWDFKKYTPDLVVINLFQNDSWLVKQPENPQFKARFGTQAPTAEKIIEAYEVFVKNIRKQYPKAHIICALGSMDATRPGSVWPGYVEKAVARSKDPNISTLMFPYKNTPGHPSASEQIAMAEQLIAHVAKKMKW; from the coding sequence ATGAACAGATCTTTTTACCTCATTAGCGGCCTGCTTACCTGGGCGGCTACCTGCTGCGCCCAAACGATAGATATAAAGCCGAATGACACACGGCTCCACTACAACGGCCGTGTAGACGTTAAAGCCGACAGTACGATGCTATCATGGAGTGGTAACGGTTTTGACATCAGCTTTGAAGGCTCCGAGCTTAAGGCTATGTTAAAGGATGAGACCGGTAGCAATACCTATAATGTAGTGATCGATGGTGCGATCAGCAACAAACTGCTGATCGGGCAATACAAAAGCTGGTATACGCTGGCCGAAGGACTTCCAGTAGGAAAGCATACCCTGCAACTATTTAAACTTACGGAATGGGGGATGGGTAGAAGCTGGTTTTACGGCCTTTCCACGGGTGCTCAGACGAGGGTACTTGCAGCGCCCGCTCCTCGTAAACATAAGGTAGAGTTCTACGGTAATTCCATCACCTGCGGATATGCCATTTTGGATACCGCTGGTAAGGACCGTGGTACTGCACAATTTGAAGATAACTGGCAAAGCTATGCTGCGATCACCGCAAGGCATTTCAATGCAGACTATTCATGTATAGCCCGAAGTGGGATAGGCGTGTTGATCAGCTGGTTCCCGCTGATCATGCCAGAGATGTATGACCGACTTGATGCTACCGACCCCAATAGCCATTGGGATTTTAAAAAGTATACGCCCGACCTTGTGGTGATCAACCTGTTCCAAAATGATTCATGGCTGGTAAAGCAGCCGGAGAATCCACAGTTCAAAGCCCGTTTTGGCACCCAGGCGCCCACTGCCGAAAAGATCATTGAGGCCTATGAGGTATTTGTAAAGAACATCAGAAAGCAATATCCAAAGGCACACATCATTTGTGCTCTGGGCAGCATGGATGCCACACGACCAGGCTCGGTTTGGCCGGGTTATGTTGAGAAAGCCGTTGCCCGTTCAAAAGACCCTAACATCAGCACTTTGATGTTCCCTTACAAGAACACACCGGGTCACCCAAGTGCATCAGAACAAATAGCAATGGCCGAGCAGCTTATCGCTCACGTTGCTAAAAAGATGAAGTGGTAG
- a CDS encoding DUF4397 domain-containing protein, translating into MKNSTQLMSGKAKVMGVMLVAAMAFTSCLKDRSDDNVPQTPAALVSVINASPGSSSVDFYLDQNRASVYSIPYGNGQDYVRAYTGKRTFKFTTEGGIQTLKSDTLTLQANKFYTAYLANTSTAPDLVIVRDTIVQPAANSATIRLVNVSANAPAVDLAVTGGAVIATNRAYKQASPFKTVAGGTSYNLEIRQAGTTTVLTTLTGANLNSGSVYTVWLQGVNGATDGTKLTAKIQKNAYY; encoded by the coding sequence ATGAAAAACAGTACACAACTAATGAGTGGGAAAGCCAAGGTCATGGGCGTGATGTTAGTTGCCGCAATGGCTTTCACTTCGTGCCTTAAAGACCGAAGCGATGATAATGTTCCTCAAACCCCGGCCGCTTTAGTATCAGTGATCAATGCTTCGCCAGGTTCTAGCTCTGTTGACTTTTATCTTGACCAGAACAGGGCCAGCGTTTACAGTATCCCTTATGGTAACGGCCAGGATTACGTGCGAGCCTACACTGGCAAACGCACCTTTAAGTTCACTACCGAGGGCGGCATCCAGACCTTAAAGTCAGATACCCTTACCCTTCAGGCCAATAAGTTCTACACAGCATATCTGGCCAACACGTCCACTGCGCCTGATCTGGTGATCGTGCGCGATACCATTGTGCAGCCTGCCGCCAATAGCGCTACTATACGCCTGGTGAACGTAAGTGCCAATGCTCCAGCGGTCGATCTTGCCGTTACCGGCGGTGCCGTAATAGCCACTAACCGCGCGTACAAGCAAGCATCACCTTTTAAGACGGTAGCTGGAGGTACATCTTACAATCTGGAGATACGCCAGGCCGGTACCACCACCGTTTTAACCACCCTGACCGGAGCCAACCTGAACAGCGGCTCAGTTTACACCGTGTGGTTACAAGGAGTTAACGGTGCAACGGATGGCACCAAACTGACCGCCAAGATCCAAAAGAACGCCTATTATTGA
- the lysS gene encoding lysine--tRNA ligase codes for MSIAALSEQEIIRRESLQQLRALGIDPYPAEAYPVNAWAKDILDNFNSSPDKYKEVTVAGRIMTRRIMGNASFAELQDTTGRIQVYIKRDEICPGDDKTLYNTIFKKLLDIGDYIGVKGYVFTTQTGEISVHVTEMTILAKSLKPLPVVKRDDDGNIYDGFTDLELRYRQRYVDLTVNPEYKQIFINRSKVISTMRDYFNEQGWMEVETPILQAIHGGAAARPFNTHHNTLDMPLFLRIANELYLKRLIVAGFDGVYEFGKMFRNEGMDRTHNPEYTAMEIYVAYKDYIWMMAMVEECLERVARAVKGSPIVKVGDNEINFAGPYEKLSMYESIFKYTNIDVSQMDEAQLRQTCRDLAIEVDSTMGKGKLIDEIFGAKVEANLIQPTYITDYPIEMTPLAKKHRSKDGLVERFELFVNGKEIANAYSELNDPLDQRERFEEQLLLAGRGDEEAMAMDEDFLRALEYGMPPTSGLGVGIDRLVMLMTNQNTIQEVLFFPQMRPEKKAKVVTIDDFVNIGIPAEWVPVINKMGFNTVEELKAANPNKVFNDLGGMRKKLKLDLPIPTKESVMAWFE; via the coding sequence ATGAGTATCGCCGCTTTATCAGAGCAAGAGATCATTCGACGTGAGTCGTTACAACAACTGCGGGCGTTGGGCATCGACCCTTATCCCGCTGAGGCCTACCCCGTGAACGCATGGGCGAAGGATATTTTGGACAATTTCAATAGCTCACCCGATAAGTATAAAGAGGTAACTGTTGCCGGCCGTATCATGACCCGCCGCATTATGGGTAATGCCAGCTTTGCCGAGTTACAGGATACCACAGGCCGTATACAGGTGTACATCAAACGTGATGAGATCTGCCCCGGCGATGACAAAACGCTGTACAACACCATATTTAAAAAACTGCTGGACATTGGCGACTATATAGGTGTTAAAGGCTATGTGTTCACCACACAGACCGGCGAGATATCGGTGCACGTTACCGAGATGACCATCCTGGCTAAATCATTGAAGCCGCTACCAGTGGTAAAGCGCGATGATGATGGCAACATCTATGATGGTTTTACCGACCTTGAACTGCGTTACCGTCAGCGTTATGTGGATCTTACTGTAAACCCCGAATACAAACAGATATTCATCAACCGCTCAAAAGTGATCAGCACTATGCGTGACTACTTTAATGAGCAAGGCTGGATGGAGGTTGAGACCCCGATCCTTCAGGCTATACATGGCGGTGCTGCGGCACGTCCGTTCAATACGCATCACAATACGTTAGACATGCCGTTGTTTCTGCGTATAGCTAACGAACTGTACCTGAAACGCTTGATCGTGGCTGGTTTTGACGGCGTGTACGAGTTCGGTAAGATGTTCCGTAACGAGGGCATGGACCGTACCCACAACCCTGAATATACCGCTATGGAGATCTATGTGGCCTACAAGGACTACATTTGGATGATGGCCATGGTAGAGGAATGCCTGGAGCGCGTTGCCCGCGCGGTGAAAGGTAGCCCGATAGTGAAGGTTGGCGACAATGAGATCAACTTTGCCGGTCCGTACGAAAAGCTGTCGATGTACGAGTCGATATTTAAGTATACGAACATCGACGTATCGCAGATGGATGAAGCGCAATTGCGTCAAACCTGCCGCGACCTGGCCATTGAAGTGGATAGCACTATGGGCAAGGGCAAATTGATCGACGAGATATTTGGCGCCAAAGTGGAGGCCAACCTGATACAGCCTACTTACATTACCGACTACCCTATCGAGATGACGCCGCTTGCAAAAAAGCATCGCAGCAAAGATGGCCTGGTAGAACGTTTTGAGTTATTTGTGAACGGTAAGGAGATCGCCAACGCTTACAGCGAACTGAACGACCCGCTTGATCAGCGCGAACGCTTTGAGGAGCAGCTCTTATTGGCTGGTCGTGGTGATGAAGAAGCTATGGCCATGGACGAGGACTTTTTACGCGCCTTGGAATACGGTATGCCACCAACCTCAGGTTTGGGGGTAGGTATCGACCGTTTAGTGATGCTAATGACCAACCAGAACACCATTCAGGAAGTATTGTTCTTCCCGCAAATGCGCCCTGAGAAGAAAGCTAAAGTGGTGACCATTGATGATTTTGTGAACATTGGCATACCTGCCGAGTGGGTGCCGGTGATCAATAAAATGGGATTCAATACCGTAGAAGAACTGAAAGCGGCCAACCCCAACAAGGTATTCAATGACCTGGGCGGCATGCGCAAAAAATTGAAACTTGACCTGCCCATCCCTACAAAAGAGAGCGTGATGGCTTGGTTCGAATAA
- a CDS encoding dihydrofolate reductase, translating into MTISIVVAIASNNAIGKENKLLWHLPNDLKHFKEVTSGRSIVMGRKTFDSIGRPLPKRRNIVITRQRIEIPGCEVVSSLTDAIELCKGEDEVFIGGGAQIYEQALPLTHKIYLTIVHRAFEADTFFPQIDRSEWSETAREDHEADDRNPIPYSFITLERR; encoded by the coding sequence ATGACGATCAGCATCGTAGTAGCCATAGCCTCCAATAATGCCATAGGCAAGGAGAATAAATTGTTATGGCATCTGCCTAATGATCTTAAACACTTTAAAGAAGTGACCAGCGGCCGCAGCATCGTCATGGGCCGAAAGACCTTTGATTCCATAGGCAGGCCGTTACCTAAACGCCGCAATATCGTCATCACCCGCCAGCGGATCGAGATACCGGGCTGCGAAGTGGTTAGCTCACTTACCGATGCGATCGAACTTTGTAAAGGCGAGGATGAGGTATTCATTGGAGGTGGTGCACAGATCTATGAGCAGGCCCTGCCCCTCACCCATAAGATATACCTGACCATTGTACACCGAGCGTTCGAAGCCGATACGTTCTTCCCGCAGATAGACCGGTCAGAGTGGTCGGAAACCGCCCGTGAGGACCACGAAGCTGACGACCGGAACCCCATCCCATACTCGTTCATCACACTCGAGCGACGCTAA
- the secDF gene encoding protein translocase subunit SecDF, which translates to MQGKGVIKFFAVLLALVCLYQLSFTWVTRGVEADAKAYAKGDPNKEKAYLDSVSTQPVYPLFKHNYQYCKERELALGLDLKGGMNVTMQISLSELIRSLANDNKDVTFNQALHNADVAAKTSPEDYIDIFMREYKKLSPNGKLAPIFSTQSNQSVLKFDASNSQVEKYLRDQSSTAVTQSYNILRNRIDKFGVTSPNIQLQAGNRILIELPGVSEANKDRVRKLLQGSAKLEFYATYENREVLPLLSNINGILAAKNKGTKKDTIKADTANAVAKADTAKKGGSLLSKLKQNSAKDTSANALKNKNNIAETMPLFSLLQPAYNQGQAFPGPVVGMAAIKDTAKVNSYLNSADVQAVIPKNMRLLWGSKPLDGNKVLQLFAIKLSGADNGPVLSGEVVTNAVSELDQNTGGYAVSMEMNSDGAKSWRRATAEAAGNPADEADNRAIAIVLDDNVVSAPRVSGEIAGGRSSISGNFTQDETKDLANVLKAGRLPAPARIVSEDIVGPSLGQEAINNGLMSCGVGLVVVLVFMIFYYNSAGTVADIAVFVNVFFLMGVLTSLGAVLTLPGVAGIVLILGISVDANVLIYERVREELALGKSKRIAIADGYKHALSSILDSQISSFLTGLILFIFGSGPIQGFATTLMIGIVTSLFCSLLITRVIFEWMLDKNMDIKFSNAWSANLFKNANYGFVKNRFKFYAFSGIFILAGIISMFTKGFSYGVDFEGGRTYVVRFDKNVTSQTVRDAVDATLGVGNSEVKSFGGDNQVRITTNYLIEDNTTAADNKVEATVRAGVSKVSPSYKILSSQKVGPTIASDIKSSAIWTVIIAILVISGYILIRFRKWQFSLGAMVATAHDALLVLSFFSLFDGILPFSLDIDQAFIAAILTVIGYSINDTVVVFDRIREFLNLHHAKTDDPAVVVNQAINSTLSRTIITALTVIFVLIVLFIFGGDVIRGFSFALLVGVCFGTYSSICVATPVMLDFGGKKLNA; encoded by the coding sequence ATGCAAGGTAAAGGGGTTATTAAATTTTTTGCCGTATTGTTGGCGCTTGTCTGCTTATACCAGCTATCATTCACCTGGGTGACCAGGGGAGTCGAGGCTGATGCCAAGGCTTACGCAAAAGGCGATCCTAACAAAGAGAAAGCGTATTTAGATTCTGTTTCAACACAGCCGGTGTACCCGCTGTTCAAGCACAATTATCAGTATTGTAAAGAAAGAGAACTTGCCTTAGGTCTGGATCTTAAAGGTGGTATGAACGTTACCATGCAGATATCGTTAAGCGAGCTGATCCGCTCGTTAGCTAACGATAACAAAGATGTGACCTTCAACCAGGCTTTGCACAACGCTGATGTTGCCGCCAAGACCAGCCCTGAAGATTACATCGACATCTTCATGCGTGAGTACAAAAAGCTTAGCCCTAACGGTAAGCTTGCCCCTATCTTCTCTACTCAGTCAAATCAGAGCGTCCTTAAATTTGACGCCAGCAACAGCCAGGTAGAAAAATACCTTCGTGATCAGTCAAGCACTGCCGTTACCCAGTCATACAACATCCTGCGTAACCGTATCGATAAATTTGGTGTGACCTCTCCTAACATCCAATTACAAGCAGGGAACCGTATCCTGATCGAGTTGCCAGGTGTATCTGAGGCTAACAAAGATCGTGTACGTAAACTGTTACAAGGTTCGGCCAAACTGGAGTTCTACGCTACTTACGAGAACCGTGAAGTATTGCCTTTATTGAGTAATATCAATGGCATATTGGCCGCCAAGAACAAAGGCACTAAGAAAGATACCATCAAAGCTGATACCGCTAACGCCGTTGCCAAAGCAGATACTGCAAAAAAAGGCGGCAGCTTGTTAAGCAAACTAAAACAGAACTCAGCTAAGGATACTTCGGCCAACGCGTTAAAGAACAAGAACAACATTGCAGAGACCATGCCTTTGTTCTCGTTATTGCAACCGGCTTACAACCAAGGTCAGGCTTTCCCTGGCCCGGTAGTAGGTATGGCAGCGATCAAAGACACGGCTAAAGTGAACAGCTACCTGAACTCAGCTGATGTTCAGGCGGTGATCCCTAAGAACATGCGTTTACTGTGGGGTTCAAAACCACTTGATGGAAACAAAGTATTGCAACTGTTCGCCATCAAACTTTCAGGTGCCGATAACGGCCCGGTGTTGAGCGGCGAGGTAGTGACCAACGCGGTAAGCGAACTGGACCAGAACACTGGTGGTTACGCTGTATCGATGGAAATGAATTCTGACGGTGCTAAAAGCTGGAGACGCGCTACTGCTGAAGCTGCAGGCAACCCTGCTGACGAGGCTGACAACCGTGCGATCGCCATCGTGTTAGATGATAACGTAGTATCGGCTCCACGTGTAAGCGGCGAGATCGCCGGTGGCCGTTCATCGATCAGTGGTAACTTTACCCAAGATGAGACCAAAGACTTAGCCAACGTATTGAAGGCTGGTCGTTTGCCTGCTCCTGCACGCATCGTGTCTGAAGACATCGTAGGTCCGTCATTAGGTCAGGAAGCCATCAACAACGGTTTGATGTCTTGCGGTGTGGGCCTAGTAGTGGTACTGGTGTTCATGATCTTCTATTACAACAGCGCAGGTACCGTAGCTGATATCGCTGTATTCGTTAACGTATTTTTCCTGATGGGTGTACTGACCAGCTTAGGTGCGGTGCTCACCCTACCAGGTGTTGCAGGTATCGTGTTGATCTTAGGTATATCGGTGGATGCAAACGTACTGATCTATGAGCGTGTGCGTGAAGAGTTGGCCTTAGGCAAATCAAAACGTATCGCTATCGCTGATGGTTACAAGCACGCCTTGTCATCGATCCTCGATTCGCAGATCAGTAGCTTTTTGACCGGTTTGATCCTGTTCATCTTCGGTTCAGGTCCTATCCAGGGCTTTGCTACCACTTTGATGATCGGTATCGTTACTTCATTGTTCTGTTCATTGCTGATCACCCGCGTGATCTTCGAGTGGATGCTGGACAAGAACATGGATATCAAGTTCTCGAATGCATGGAGCGCTAACCTGTTCAAGAACGCTAACTACGGCTTTGTAAAGAACCGTTTCAAATTTTACGCTTTCTCAGGTATCTTCATCCTGGCTGGTATCATCTCTATGTTCACCAAAGGCTTTAGCTACGGTGTTGACTTTGAAGGTGGCCGTACTTACGTGGTACGTTTTGATAAGAACGTTACCTCACAGACCGTACGTGATGCTGTTGATGCTACTCTTGGCGTTGGTAACTCCGAAGTTAAATCTTTCGGTGGCGACAACCAGGTACGTATCACCACCAACTACCTGATCGAGGATAACACCACCGCTGCCGATAACAAGGTGGAGGCCACTGTACGTGCCGGTGTATCTAAAGTGTCACCATCATACAAGATATTGAGCTCGCAAAAGGTGGGACCTACCATTGCAAGTGATATCAAATCATCAGCGATCTGGACAGTGATCATCGCGATCCTGGTGATCTCGGGTTACATTCTGATCCGTTTCCGCAAATGGCAGTTCAGCTTGGGAGCTATGGTGGCCACCGCACACGATGCGTTGCTGGTATTGTCGTTCTTCTCGCTGTTCGATGGCATCCTGCCGTTCTCACTGGATATCGACCAAGCCTTTATCGCTGCGATCCTGACCGTTATCGGTTACTCGATCAACGATACCGTGGTAGTGTTCGACCGTATCCGCGAGTTCCTGAACCTGCACCATGCCAAGACCGACGACCCTGCCGTAGTAGTTAACCAGGCGATAAATAGTACACTAAGCCGTACCATTATTACCGCATTAACTGTTATCTTTGTGCTGATCGTATTGTTCATTTTTGGTGGCGATGTGATCCGTGGATTCTCGTTCGCCCTGTTGGTGGGTGTATGCTTCGGTACATACTCGTCCATCTGCGTGGCAACTCCTGTAATGCTCGATTTCGGCGGCAAGAAGCTTAATGCATAA
- a CDS encoding NAD(P)/FAD-dependent oxidoreductase gives MDAKQNSKFPLVVIVGGGFGGVELAGRLAKEPVEVLLLDKHNYHSFPPLLYQVATGSLECESIAFSLRKNFEGQKNLRFRVAEVTGVNAEQNYIETTIGEIAYDYLVLATGSTTNFFGNKDIEHYAMPMKTIPEALNLRYMFLQNLEQAVIATTPEERDPYLTFVMVGAGPTGVELAGSFAELRNHVLSKDYPELKKEDMKVYLVDFLPKVLGPMSDEASAKAKEALLKMGVDVLLNVKVQSYDGTELKFEDGRVIRTRNVVWSAGVMGVVPNGIPKDNIVRGNRIKTDEICRVVGTKNIFAIGDVGASITEATPNGHPGVAQVAIQQGKKLAENIAHLVKHEPTEAFKYKDLGSMATIGRNKAVADLGKIKLHGFIAWLIWMFIHLISLLGFRNKVITFINWLGSYITYNGGTRLIIRRYVREALPEVDEAVKLPKTD, from the coding sequence ATGGATGCAAAACAGAATAGCAAATTTCCACTGGTAGTTATCGTTGGCGGCGGCTTCGGCGGTGTTGAGCTGGCCGGCCGGCTGGCGAAAGAACCGGTAGAAGTTCTTTTACTTGACAAACACAACTATCACTCTTTTCCTCCCCTTTTATACCAGGTAGCAACCGGCAGCTTAGAGTGCGAATCGATCGCCTTCTCACTGCGTAAAAACTTTGAAGGCCAAAAGAACCTGCGTTTCCGCGTGGCCGAAGTTACCGGCGTTAATGCCGAGCAGAACTACATCGAGACCACCATTGGCGAGATAGCTTACGATTACCTGGTGCTGGCCACAGGATCGACCACCAACTTTTTTGGCAACAAGGACATAGAGCACTATGCCATGCCAATGAAGACCATACCTGAGGCGCTCAATTTGCGTTACATGTTCTTACAGAACCTTGAGCAAGCCGTAATCGCCACCACTCCTGAAGAGCGCGACCCTTACCTCACCTTCGTGATGGTTGGCGCCGGACCAACAGGTGTGGAACTTGCCGGCTCATTCGCTGAACTGCGTAACCACGTACTTTCTAAAGATTATCCTGAACTTAAGAAAGAGGATATGAAGGTTTACCTGGTAGACTTCCTGCCAAAGGTACTGGGACCAATGAGCGATGAGGCATCAGCAAAAGCTAAAGAGGCTTTGTTGAAGATGGGCGTTGATGTGTTGCTTAACGTGAAAGTACAAAGCTACGACGGTACCGAACTAAAGTTCGAGGACGGACGTGTGATCCGTACCCGTAACGTGGTATGGTCGGCCGGGGTAATGGGTGTGGTTCCTAACGGTATACCTAAAGACAACATCGTTCGTGGTAACCGCATCAAGACCGACGAGATCTGCCGCGTGGTAGGAACCAAGAACATCTTTGCCATTGGCGACGTTGGTGCGTCAATTACCGAGGCTACCCCTAACGGTCATCCTGGCGTTGCACAGGTGGCCATACAGCAAGGTAAAAAGCTGGCCGAGAATATCGCTCACTTAGTGAAGCATGAGCCAACAGAGGCCTTTAAATATAAAGACCTGGGTTCGATGGCTACTATTGGCCGTAACAAGGCGGTGGCCGATCTGGGTAAGATCAAATTACACGGCTTTATCGCCTGGCTCATCTGGATGTTCATCCACTTGATATCGTTGTTAGGTTTCCGTAACAAGGTGATCACCTTTATTAACTGGCTGGGTAGCTATATCACCTACAATGGTGGTACCCGTTTGATCATACGTCGCTATGTACGCGAGGCATTGCCCGAGGTTGACGAAGCGGTCAAACTGCCTAAAACTGACTGA
- a CDS encoding GNAT family N-acetyltransferase, with protein sequence MKQDISISKITDPADLQKAFAIRYKVFVEEQGCPPALEQEFDEVTTHFLASVGDVPAGASRWRRTELGYKLERFAVLKEFRGVGVGQALVKAVLADLPADASCIYLNAQTQVTGLYAKVGFETNGPEFEEAGIKHYKMVLKR encoded by the coding sequence ATGAAGCAAGACATAAGCATAAGCAAAATAACTGACCCAGCCGACCTGCAGAAAGCTTTCGCTATACGGTATAAAGTATTTGTGGAAGAACAGGGTTGTCCGCCGGCATTGGAGCAGGAGTTCGATGAAGTGACCACACATTTTTTAGCCTCCGTTGGTGATGTGCCTGCCGGTGCGTCCAGATGGCGCAGAACGGAGCTGGGCTACAAGCTGGAGCGATTTGCCGTATTAAAGGAGTTCAGGGGGGTGGGAGTAGGGCAGGCCCTGGTCAAAGCCGTATTGGCCGATCTGCCAGCAGACGCCAGCTGTATATACCTGAACGCTCAGACCCAGGTGACCGGCCTGTACGCGAAAGTCGGTTTTGAGACCAACGGACCTGAGTTTGAGGAGGCCGGTATCAAGCATTATAAAATGGTGTTGAAGAGGTGA
- a CDS encoding low affinity iron permease family protein, with translation MSKKDEGIFERFANWATAATGSSAAFILAAIVVVVWAVTGPVFKYSETWQLVINTGTTIITFLMVFLIQKAQNKDSRAVHLKLNELIAAMEGASNRMVNIEDLSEKELEQIHEFYVRLSHLAKKEDNLGCTHTIDAAELNHETKSERSRHTTDRINEARHKHKQNN, from the coding sequence ATGAGTAAGAAAGACGAGGGCATATTTGAGCGGTTCGCCAATTGGGCCACTGCCGCTACCGGAAGCTCGGCAGCGTTCATATTAGCTGCCATAGTAGTGGTGGTTTGGGCCGTCACCGGGCCGGTTTTTAAATATTCGGAAACGTGGCAACTGGTGATCAATACCGGCACCACAATCATCACCTTTTTGATGGTATTCCTGATCCAAAAGGCGCAGAATAAGGACTCACGGGCAGTGCATTTGAAGTTGAACGAGCTGATCGCTGCTATGGAAGGCGCCAGCAATCGTATGGTTAATATCGAGGACCTTAGCGAAAAGGAACTTGAGCAGATCCACGAGTTCTATGTGCGGTTATCACACCTGGCCAAAAAAGAGGATAACCTGGGATGCACCCATACCATAGATGCGGCCGAACTGAACCACGAGACCAAGTCCGAACGTTCAAGACATACAACAGACAGGATCAATGAAGCAAGACATAAGCATAAGCAAAATAACTGA